CCGGGCTGCCGGTGCAGGCCACACCGTTCAGGGAGAACGAGGTGGGCACCGAAGCGGAGCCGTTCGAGGAGCCGTTGAACCCGAAGGTCGTGTTGCCCCCGCTGGGGATGCTGCCGTTGTAGGAGACGTTGGTGGCGGTCACCGACGAGCCCGACTGGGTGTGGGTGGCGTTCCAGATCTGGCTGATCTGCTCGCCGGAGCCGAAGGACCAGGTCAGCCGCCAGCCGTTGACCGCGTCACCGAGGTTGTTGATGGTGACGTTGGCGTTGAACCCGCCCGGCCAGCTCGAACTGATGGTGTAGTCGACCCGGCAGGCGACGGCGGCCTGGGCGGGCTGCGTGGCCATCAGGGCGCCGGCTCCGGCCAGCAGGACCGGAATGGAGCCGATCGCGAGGCCGCGGCGCGAGGCCCGCCGGGGCGGCGCCGTGATCGCGGCGGCGGAGGGGCGCGGTGACCGCGCTCGCCAGGGCAGACGCATTCGAAATCTCCTCATCATCATGTCCGGCCGCCATCGGGGGCTGGTGCGGGCAGCGGTCAGGTGCCGCGATGCGGTTCGCGGTCGACCCGAACGTTGTGGAGCCAGCCGGCGACGACGGAGCCGTTGTATGAAAAGCGGACACGCGGGGTCACCCGCGCGATCGACGCCGCGTCCCGTGATCGGGGAACGCACACCACCGGGGCGTCGCGAACGGCGGTCCTCACCGCACACCACCACAGGGCAGGAGGAAGACGCCTTGAGGACACAGTCTGGAAATCATGCCGAAATGTGTCAAGTCCCCCGCGAAAGTTTCAGAGTGACACTCGCGCCGTCATCCTGCTCACCAGGGCGCCGCCACGCGTGCGGCGATCCGGGCCTTCTCCCAGAAGCGGGACCCCGTCTTCCGCGATCGCCGGCCCGGCCGGTGGCCGGGACCGGCCGGGACTCCAGGTGGCCGGACGGCTAGGGTGGCGAATCGTCCTCGACGGAAGGAGCACGGTGGCGACGCCCATCATGGGTGCCAGATCCGGTGTCGTCACCGGTGCGCTCGCGTTCAGCGGCATGGTCGTCTCGATGATGTTCACCCTGGTCGTGCCCATCATCCCCGACCTGCCCCGCCTGCTGTCGGCCCCGGCGGAGGACGCCTCCTGGGCCGTCACCGCCACGCTGCTGTCCTCGGCCGTGTTCACGCCGGTGAGCGGACGGCTCGGCGACATGTACGGGAAGCGTCGCCTGATGATGGTCAGCCTTGTGCTGATGGTCGCCGGGTCGCTCGTCTGCGTGGCCGGGAACTCGCTGCTCGTGGTGGTGATCGGGCGGGCGCTGCAGGGCTGTGCCGTCGGCGTCATCCCGCTGGGCATCAGCATCATGCGCGATCTGCTGCCGCCCGAGCGGCTCGGGTCGGCCATGGCGCTGATGAGCGCCACCCTGGGCGCCGGCGGCGCGATCGGGCTGCCGCTGGGCGCCCTCGTCGTACAGCTCGTCGACTGGCACATGCTCTTCCTGGCGGCGGCCCTCATGGGAGCGGTGGGCCTGGTTCTCACGCTCGCGGTGGTGCCCGCCTCCCCGCTGCGTACGGGCGGACGGTTCGACTTCCTCGGCGCCGCGGGGTTGTCTGCGGGTCTGGTGTGCCTGCTGCTGCCGGTGAGCAAGGGTGGCGGCTGGGGCTGGGACAGCCCTCTCACCCTGGGGCTGTTCGCGGCGTCGGCGGTGATCCTCCTCGTGTGGGGGTTCGTCGAGCTGCGGGTGGCCGACCCGCTGGTCGACCTGCGGGCGACCGCCCGGCGTGAAGTGCTGATCACGAACATCGCGTCGATCGCGTTCGGGTTCGCCATGTTCGGGCCCAGCCTGGTGTTCCCGCAGGTGCTCCAGGCTCCGGGCGTCACGGGGTACGGCATGGGGCTGTCCCTGTTCGAGGCGGGGCTGTGCATGGCCGTCGGCGGCGCGATGATGATGGTGCTGTCGCCGGTCTCGGCCCGTGTCACCGGCGCGTACGGGCCCCGGGTGACGCTCATGATCGGCGCCCTGTGCGCGGTCGCCGGCTACACCGTCGCGCTGTTCCTGATGGACGAGGTCTGGCACATCGTGCTCGCCGCGACCATCGTGTCCTCCGGGGCCGGCCTCGGCTACTCCGCCATGCCCGCCTCGATCATAAGCGCGGTGCCCGCGTCCGAGACGGCCGCCGCCAACGGCTTCAACTCGCTCATGCGCTCCATCGGCACGGCCTCGGCCAGCGCGGTGATCAGCGCCGTCCTGGCCGCCCACCTCGTGCCGGCCGGGGCCTTCTCGCTGCCGTCCCGTGAGGGGCTCCGGCTCGCGCTGACCACCACGACCGTCGCGGCGGCGGCCGCGCTGGTCATCGCCGCGCTCCTCCCACGGGGACGCGGGCACGCCGGCCCGCCGGAGGGCGGGCGCCGCCGCCTGTTCAGGCGGAGCGGGCGGAATCGGCCTCCACGGCGCCCGCGACACGGGAGAGAATGCCGGCCGGCGACGGCGGCCGACGCTTGTCGCAGCGTCCGCTCGGCCTCGACACCGACAGGCCGGCGGGGGCGTTTCCGTCCGGGTCCCTGACCGGCACGCCGAGCGCCACCGCGCCTCGAGTTCCTCGTCGGTCGGCTCCGCCGGCAGCGGCATGCCCGTCGTGGTGCGGTGGGCCGCGCACACGGCCGTGCCCGGACGGGGATACGTACGGGCGTACATATCGTGTGTACACTCGTACACATGGCGCCTGACTCGGACGGCCGCTCGATGCGCGAGCGGATGCTCGCCGGTGACCTGTACATCGCCGACGACCCGGAGCTGGCCGAGCACCAGTCGCGGGCCATGGACCTGATGGAGGCGTTCAACACCACCCCCGCCCGCGACTCCCGCGAGCGCCGGCGGCTGCTCGCCGAGCTGCTGGGGGAGATCGGTGCGGACACGCACATCCGGCCGCCGCTGCGGGTGGACTACGGCAGTCACATCCGCATCGGCGCCCGTTCGTTCGTCAACTACGGTCTCGTCGCCCTCGACGTCGCGCCGATCACGATCGGCGACGACGTGCAGATCGGTACGAACGTCCAGCTGCTCACCCCGACGCACCCGGTGGACCCGGAGCTCCGCCGCGCGAAGTGGGAGGCCGCCAAGCCGATCACCATCGGCGACAACGTGTGGCTGGGCAGCGGGGCGATCGTCCTGGCGGGAGTCACCATCTGGGACGGCAGCGTCGTCGGCGCCGGCGCGGTGGTGACCCGGGACCTGCCGGCGAACGTCGTGGCGGTGGGCAACCCCGCGCGGGTGATCCGGACGATCGGCCCGGGCTCGGCGTGAGCGGCCCCGCCGCCGATCCCCTCCCGCCGGTCCCACGGCGGCCCCGCCGGCACGACCCCGGACGGCGGGACCGGCTGATCGACGCGGCGCTGGCCGTCATCGCCGAGCGGGGCGTGGCCGGGACGACGCACCGCGAGATCGCCCGCGTCGCCGACGTGCCGCTGGGGTCGACGACCTACCACTTCGCGTCGCTGGAGGAGGTGCTCGCCGAGGCGTTCACCCGGCACGCCGAGTCCGTGGCCCGCGTCTTCGACGAGCGCATGCGAGCCGCCCGCGACCGGGAGGCGGCGGTCGAGGCCGTCATCGCGCTCGTGTCGGACGACCTGCTCGGCGCCCAGCGCGACCTCGTCCTCGCCGTGGAGCTGTATCTGGCGGCGGCGCGCAACCCGGCACTGAGGGCCGTCACCCAGGCGTGGATGGCGCGCAGCCGCCAGGCGCTGGAACGCCACTTCGACCCCACCACGGCCCGGGAACTGGACGCGCTCATCGAAGGGCTCGTGCTGCACAGCGCGTTGTCGACCGATCCGATGACGCCCGAGCAGATCCGCCACGCCATCGACCGTTACCTGCGCTGAAGCGCGCCGTTCCCTCGACCGCACCCCTGTGATCGGAAAGCCCATGCCCGCCGCCCTCTCCCTGACCGCACCCACTCGTCAGGCGCGCCAGGCCCGCGCCGCCGTCGCCGCGCTGTTCCTCACCAATGGCGCCGTGTTCTTCAACGTCGTCCCGCGATATCCGCAGATCAAGGCGGATCTCGAGGTGAGCAACGCCGTCCTCGGCACCGCGCTGGCCGGCACCTCGATCGGTGCGTTGCTGGCGGGGCTGCTGGCCGGCGCCGCGATCCGCCGGTTCCGTTCCGCGCGCGTGGCGGCGTTCGGGATCGTCGTGACCACGATCGCGACGCTGGTCATCCCCATCGCGCCGAACTGGATCGCGCTGGGCGGCGCGCTGTTCGTGGTGGGCGCTCTCGACGCGGTCGTCGACGTCGCGCAGAACGCCCACGGCCTGCGGGTGCAACGCCTGTACGGGCGGTCCATCCTCAACTCGCTGCACGGCCTGTGGAGTGTCGGCGCGGTCATCGGCGGTCTGATGGGTTCGGCCGCCGCCGGTCTGCGCATCCCCCTCGCCGTCCACCTGAGCATCTCCGCGGTGCTGTTCAGCGTCGTCGCCGTCATCGCCCACCGGTTCCTGCTGCCCGGCCCGGAAGACGCCGAGCGGTCCGCCGAAGCACAGGACCTCGCCGCCGCCGACGGCCACCCGATCGCCCCGGCCGCCCACGCCGACCGGCGCGGAGGCCGGCGCTCGTTCACCGGTTCCGCCGTGCGGATACTCGCCGTGCTCGGCGTGCTCGCCGCCTGCGGCGCCCTGGCCGAGGACGCGGGCGCGTCCTGGGGCGCCCTCTTCCTCAGCGACCTGCACGCGAACGCCGCCACCGCGGGCCTGGCCGTCGTCGCCTTCCAGGCCGCCATGACCGCCGGCCGTCTCACCGGCGACCGCGTCGTGAACCGCTTCGGCCAGCGCACCGTGGCCCGTGCGGGA
Above is a genomic segment from Microbispora sp. ZYX-F-249 containing:
- a CDS encoding MFS transporter — protein: MATPIMGARSGVVTGALAFSGMVVSMMFTLVVPIIPDLPRLLSAPAEDASWAVTATLLSSAVFTPVSGRLGDMYGKRRLMMVSLVLMVAGSLVCVAGNSLLVVVIGRALQGCAVGVIPLGISIMRDLLPPERLGSAMALMSATLGAGGAIGLPLGALVVQLVDWHMLFLAAALMGAVGLVLTLAVVPASPLRTGGRFDFLGAAGLSAGLVCLLLPVSKGGGWGWDSPLTLGLFAASAVILLVWGFVELRVADPLVDLRATARREVLITNIASIAFGFAMFGPSLVFPQVLQAPGVTGYGMGLSLFEAGLCMAVGGAMMMVLSPVSARVTGAYGPRVTLMIGALCAVAGYTVALFLMDEVWHIVLAATIVSSGAGLGYSAMPASIISAVPASETAAANGFNSLMRSIGTASASAVISAVLAAHLVPAGAFSLPSREGLRLALTTTTVAAAAALVIAALLPRGRGHAGPPEGGRRRLFRRSGRNRPPRRPRHGRECRPATAADACRSVRSASTPTGRRGRFRPGP
- a CDS encoding MFS transporter translates to MPAALSLTAPTRQARQARAAVAALFLTNGAVFFNVVPRYPQIKADLEVSNAVLGTALAGTSIGALLAGLLAGAAIRRFRSARVAAFGIVVTTIATLVIPIAPNWIALGGALFVVGALDAVVDVAQNAHGLRVQRLYGRSILNSLHGLWSVGAVIGGLMGSAAAGLRIPLAVHLSISAVLFSVVAVIAHRFLLPGPEDAERSAEAQDLAAADGHPIAPAAHADRRGGRRSFTGSAVRILAVLGVLAACGALAEDAGASWGALFLSDLHANAATAGLAVVAFQAAMTAGRLTGDRVVNRFGQRTVARAGGVLAAAGMGAALAVPSVATALAGFALAGLGFATLVPAAMHAADALPGLPAGTGLTVVSWLLRGGFLLSPPLVGFVADLISLRAGLLSVVLAGAVTVVLARVLVNRT
- a CDS encoding TetR/AcrR family transcriptional regulator, whose product is MSGPAADPLPPVPRRPRRHDPGRRDRLIDAALAVIAERGVAGTTHREIARVADVPLGSTTYHFASLEEVLAEAFTRHAESVARVFDERMRAARDREAAVEAVIALVSDDLLGAQRDLVLAVELYLAAARNPALRAVTQAWMARSRQALERHFDPTTARELDALIEGLVLHSALSTDPMTPEQIRHAIDRYLR
- a CDS encoding sugar O-acetyltransferase, whose protein sequence is MAPDSDGRSMRERMLAGDLYIADDPELAEHQSRAMDLMEAFNTTPARDSRERRRLLAELLGEIGADTHIRPPLRVDYGSHIRIGARSFVNYGLVALDVAPITIGDDVQIGTNVQLLTPTHPVDPELRRAKWEAAKPITIGDNVWLGSGAIVLAGVTIWDGSVVGAGAVVTRDLPANVVAVGNPARVIRTIGPGSA